From Aspergillus luchuensis IFO 4308 DNA, chromosome 2, nearly complete sequence:
AATCGGATATTGTTGACGCTGAGCTGCGCCAAGAAATTCGATTGCGACCGTCCCACAATTTCATCGAAATGGGACAGACTGGTCAACGTGGTCACCAGATGGTCTTGCACATCGCCCAGGTACACTAAAAGATCGCCATCGGGGAACATTGGATTTCTGTCCTTCGCCTGACAACGCTTGACGAAGCCATTCAAGACGTCGTATTTACCGGTCAGGCAGCGGATGAGCTGAGTGATGCTCTTGCGGAGGCTATCGAGTTGAGGAATGAGCGCTTTGACGTCGTCGACGCGGGCGATGAACACTTGATCTTCGATCGCATCGGCTTCACGTTCTGCTGCGCGCATGTACGGTTCGAAATCATCGATGATCTCGTCACTATTATTTGGCCTGTCAGTAGTCGGGAGGATTAGAACGAGAAATAGCGGCGTACATAAGAGCGTAGCAGATCCAATCACTGGATACGAGATGCGTGTCCTGTGTCCGACGGATTCGGTCCCGGACTCGGGCGATGTGGTGACAACCACTGGGTGAAAAGGTCACTGTGGCATTCTTGAACACCAGAATGTAGAACCCTGAGGAGCCGGGGATAGACGATGATGGCTTGAGGCTTCGAGAATTCTTGAGGTCGTCGGTTGGAAGCAAGGTTTGGAAGGAgattaagtagtagttccGAAATGCTTCAATCTTCTCGCGAGGTTCCCTGGTCGCAATGTCCTCTGCCGTCAGAGGGTGGATGGACAATGCCTGGCAGACAGTGCTgacctcttcctcggtggCATCGCAGATGTCAACCCACCATGTGTCCGGCTCCAAACCTTTGGTGTCGGCAGACAAGGTAGACTGTTCGATGAGCAGGCCCTCCCAGGTGGACGAGGTGACGACCTGCTGGGTCCGACAGGAAAAGTGGGAAAAACGGTGGAGTCCCTTCGCGTCCATTCTGTGAGTCCAGACTGAGCAGCCACAtcaaagagggaaaaagagcgACACAAAGCAGATTTGACACAATGTAACCACAAGAAAAACTTAGAAGCCAGAAACGGGCAGAAAAGGCGTACACTCAGCCCATTCTATGAGATAAACGCTTGTTGACTGATCGAACAAGCAAAACGTCAAAGATCGACACGGTTTTCATCCGTGAGCGCCTGGGCCGGAATAGGTAGAAAGCGAGTGATTTATTGTACAAGAGAAAGCAGGAAGAAACAGGACATCCACGTTGCGCAAAGCCAGGGGTCAACTGATATTTCACAgaatccagcagcagccttgtAGGGCTGAGGGAGCGggcccctttcccctcccgaGGAGCCAATAGTGGAGCCCCCGCGCAAGTTTTTCGGCTGCCCTGCCCAGTCACTTTTCGCATCTGGCGCAACTTGACCCAGCCAGCCCTCCTGGTTGGCCAGCCCGCGAGGACCCCGTGGACAGATTACGGATAGTCGGAAGGCAAGATTTGGTAGGATCATCGGGTTCAGGCAGCATTTTTCACGACGGGCCTTCCTGAATAGGATTAGACAATTCTATCTAAAGATCCAGTGTCTTTGGCGCGGTGCAACGTTTACCCCCGCTGTTGTGGCTCGGACGAGACCCGTTGGGGATGACGATAGCAGGCTGCCACCTTGGCAATGGCGCAAGCAAATGGGATATAACCTTGACATAAGAGCCTTGGCTTGTTTTTCTCACCTTCCAGGATCATGTCTTGATCGTTTTGTTCATCATCGAAGTTTGAAAGCCATCTCGCTCAATACCACAAAGGCCCTTTGTTCgttgaaagaaagaacgcCCACCACTAACTGAGATGTCGTCCACCTCCACTCTCATGTAAGCTGCAGCACGATTGCTAACTAACTTTGCTAGCGAGCTGACCAGATTCCTTACAGATCCGCAGTAGGGGTCGTGTGGAGATATGCCTGGTTTCTGGCGTTTCGTCCATTGGCCATCCTCGTGCTGACGGGTGCAACCATATCCCTTATTCGATCTGGTGTCTCACTTTGCAAGGATATTCCCTCTATGGCCTATGAGATGTAGGTATCTTCTTGACTGGAGATTGCGCTTTCAGCTAATCTTGATGCCCCAGATTCATGTGGTTCACCTCCTAATGTGATGGAAAGGGGATGGGTTAATACGTGTATTACGTACTGGAGCGAAGGTATCTTGGCGTTGATGATTTGTCATGGTTGCATGGTTGCATTGTGTGTCTTATGAAGCGATACTTGCATTGCATATGTACATTGTATTGTTTTTCCTGCCAGCATCTCCTGTTCAAACTATGTGTCATATTCATTGGAGTTCAGTGTTTGCAAGGTAATTCAAGCTGCTGTGTGTCCAAAACAAAAGAGCTGTCATGTTGGGACTTGGAACATTCTTGAACATATGAAAACCCTACATTCTCTGATTATCACGCAGTTTCAACATAGAAGTCCTGTAGACCGATTTATTGATTGTATCACGACTGACAACAATGATTTCCATCGTGTGTGCCGGTTGAGGAGAACAGGGCAGGGAGAAGGCGACCGGAATTGACCGGTAATTGGAGGGGTCACATGACGCAAGTGTATTTCCAAAAATGGGTATTCCGACAAGGTCATCAAAGAAGGTACTGGATTGTTCACTTTTGTTGAAAGCATGGAAGATTAAGGAACCGCGTGAACAAGTCTCTAGCACATAGCACGGTTCACCGGGATTGGATTCAGCAGTCCGCCTGGGGATGACATGCCAACTAtcagtataaaataaacattCGATATATCTAACCTCACCACATTATCATGTggattaataattactgCCATGCAAACCGGTCGCTGACAGCCAAAACTGGACTTGAAAGGAGCATCCAAAACCAACCAATTAGATGCGATGACTTTCGAAGCAAAGCGCCCATCATTCCGACCAATCAACAATCCCCGGAACTGAATCCGCTCAAATTACAAAATtttgcctgaggcatcagTAAACCCCGCCATCCAATCCGAGCTAATATCACCGATACCgcaccaccatcaatccAACAATAACAGCAACACCACTACGATGGATAGCCTCAACTTCCCCACCGAAGACCGCGCCTTCTTGGAACCCCATCTCCCACCCAAAGATggcaatccatcatcatcatcatcatcactccccttcaccaccctcaccttCGCCACATCCCTCGACTCACAATTAGCTCTGGCCCCGGGCACGCGGACCGTGCTGTCCGGCCCGCAATCCAAAGCCATGACGCACTATCTACGCTCGCGCCATGACGCTATTCTTATCGGCGTAGGCACCGCCGTGGCCGATAACCCCGGCCTGAACTGTCGATTGGCAGGGGTAGGCGGATACGGCTCCGAAGGTTTGGCGGGCCAACCCCGAccaatcatcatcgacccctCAGCCAGATGGGAGTTTACGGCGCAGTCAAAGATCTTTGAGCTAGCGAGGAATGGGCGCGGCAGGGCTCCGTTCATCGTTACGGCTGCGGAGACGGCGCCTTCTGCGGCTCAGAAGGAGGTACTGGAGAGTCATGGGGGGAAGTTTATTGCGTTGCCGATGGGGGTGGGTTCGGATGGTGCGCATCGGATTGATTGGACTGCGTTGTTAAAGTGTCTTGTACGGGAGGGGCTAAAGAGTGTGATGATTGAGGGGGGTGGTTCAATCATCAACTCGTTGCTTGAGCCGGGATGTCAGTCGTTGGTGGATTCGGTGATTGTTACGATTGCTCCGACTTGGTTGGGCCAGGGGGGCGTGGTGGTCTCACCGAAGAGGAGAGTCGAGGGGGGTGTGATTGTTCCAGCTTCGAGGCTGACCGGCGTGAAGTGGTATCCGTTTGGGGAGGATGTAGTGCTTTGTGGGAGGATTAAGGGGTCTGAGTAGGGGTGGTTGGGTTCGTCAAAACGCAGATTTCTCCATTCAGTATAGAATAGATTGTTCAGTTATGATGCTTTACTTTTGTTCAGACTCTGCCGTTATAGCATCTTCACTGTATCCAGTATAATATCCAGGCAGTTGAAGATATTCGTCTCCCCCAAGAAGTTTTCTCTGCTGGAAGGCCTCGAACCTTAAAGAACATACATTATGAAAGGATGTTGTTAACGCGGATACCTAATGCCATAGTAAATGCTCATgatagaaaaggaaaagagagcaACAAGCATGGTATCTATGTAAGGTATGCGGCTCCATGACGGCACTAACGACAGGAAAGCGGGAATGCATTTCCGGGTCAATGAAATGAACCTGCCGCCGAGTCCCGCATACATTTTTGACGTGTCGAATCTGAGAGCGCTTTTCTGACTACGCCGGGGAGAGAGCGTCTTCAAGAATTTATTCTATCGGTCTCAGGGCGATACATCCATGGCGTAGATTACGGTTGAGTAATGTTCACCTTTCTTGTGACTTCATATCCTTATCAATACCTCTGCGAGGGTGTCACCGGGGCTATGGTTGGTCATTGCTTGATAGATGCACAGTTCTATCCTCTATCCTCTACACAATCCATGTCAGCCGTCCCTCTGTTACAGATGTATGAGTGGTGCTGCAATGGAGACAGATATGTTCCGTACCATCAGCCGTGATTCTCTGCTTTGTGCCCAGTAATCATAGAAAATAACTTTGTGGCACAGTACATATACTTACAAGAAAAGTTTATTGGCCGGCCCATTATAGGGAAAAAGGTTATAACCGTGAATGACTACCTTTCAAGCCCCGTGTGACTGACCTACGTGGATTCTTCCTCTCAAaatcttgctttcttttcggAGTCTTCCATAGTGCACTTTTTAGTGATGAAGTTCTTATTTCTGTGGCGTCTGGCACAAAGAATCCAGATTCTCACTTTTCCAGCATGTGACGACTGAAGTACTCCACAAAATCAACAAGCCCTCTGTAAGCTTTCGGAACACGCCAGAAAATGTTGAAAAGCACCGGTTCCCAGGCTAGCTGGTACAGGGTCAGCTTTCACATCTTACTGGATGGTAAGCAGAATATCCTCAAACCTACTAATCTCGCAGAATAATGCTACAATCGGGGATTTTCCAAGATCCCACAAGAATTACTGACAACACAAAACCACGGTACCTTTATAAGGTGCTGTTATCCTATAGATGATTGAGCACATCTTGATATATCGCCACATGTCCATAGGCACTACGAAATCGGAAACGCAAGCATCAAATCGTTCGCCACGATGTCTGACTTTTTTCTTATGGAAGATGTCTGGGATGAGATTTGCGAGTATCTCGAGACCGGGGACCTCAACAGCATTTGCTTGACATCCCGCACACTAAATCGTGTTTTCACTCGCTATCTCTATCGAAAGATTCAATGGGATTGGAATGGCAAGATGTCTCGATACCGTATCATGTCGCTGTGGACAACTCTTGTCCGAAATAAGGACACACGCAGCCGCCTGTGTGGCTTAATCCGAGAGGTGCACTTACTGGGGCGCAGTCCTCCCCAGAAGACTCGGATTAATGAGAGTCCTGGGATTCAAGAGTGCAGTTCTGACCTGACCTCTATCACTAAGAATGATAAGATGCCCTTTCATCAGGAAATCGACTATCTTCGATTTATTGCGGGCAGTATTATTGAAAGCTCGAAGGACCGTTCAGATTGGTACAAGTCCATTGCAGCACGAAACGTCTACGCCATGGTGGCCCTCCTCCTACCTTTTCTCCATAATCTAAGGTCACTCAAGCTCGATTACACCTTCCTTGTTAACGGCGGACTTCCTGGAGTGATAATTGAACGCCTCACTTCTGGtcacaatatatattccgCAGAGTTGCGAAATAACTTTGACCACCTCAAAGAAATCGATTACGGAACCAACGCACTACAAAACAATCTTCCACGTTTGCGTGATAACACACACGTTCCGAGTTGTTTTTCATCACAAGTGATCCCAATATTTCGATTACAAAAGATCAAGCACCTCAAAGTCTGGCTACGTAGCCATCATGGTCTTCAGCTCGAGCGGGTTCCAGGTATTCAAATGGACTATACGGCACTCAAAACCCTTATCCTGGACCACGTTTCAAGAATGGACTGCGCTCTCTTCAAGATTTTACATGGAATGAAAAACCTTCGCACTCTTCACCTTGGTTTGAACAACGATGAGGGCAATTCTTGGTATCATGCTATACCCACTTACAAAGATGGAGAATGCATTCTGAATGGACTGGAAGCATTATATGAGTGTCTGGAGCACCTCTCAATCAGCTTCTCTAGCACACCATTAGGCCGGGAGATTACCAGTGACATCGACTTATGGGGTGTTTTATTCAGATCTTTGATGCCTGGATTCTTTCAGGGTTTTACTCGGCTCAAAACACTCGAATTACCGGTCCAGCTGCTTAATGGATTCCAGGATATAGAAGTGTCTTGTATAAATCGAGGCTTACCAGTAACACTGGAAAGGCTTGGCTTACGGTGGGACTTTCAATatgtgggaagggaagacgGGTCGAACTCCCATACAGTGCGCGTTCTCCAGAAACTGTTGGCGAATTTCCTTCGGTTGTCGGACCGTCATCGGCGGGTGCCTCTATTGCAGGAAGTGATTATCCGTCTGTTTATCAGCGATGATGGGCCTGACATAGCAGTAGAGGAATGTGACGACTTGATTGAGAAATTCAACATGTATGTTGGAGTTCGCTTTGATTATATGCGACCAGGACTCTGGACGAACGGACCTTGATGGTCGATTATATGTCAGTGGATAGAGGCCTTTGCTATCGTCTATAGAATCAACGCCAATGAAAGCCATATAAAAAGCCATCTCTCTAATTCTCCCTCCCGATACTTGATATTCAAATACGTTCTCTATACCAGGGATGCTGGGCGCGTTTTATTCTCCTGATTGTTGCCAAAATGGAAGACACATATGTCATCAAGTACATCTTTTCACAACGTTTATATACTACACGATACAAAAAAGAATCAAGTCATCTACATACGCCTACCAAACTGTCATCGTGATGCAACATTATGATAACGACCCAGCACGCATGACTAATTTCTCAAATTACCAGTCTTCCAAAATGACTACAAGTTTAACAATTAGTGAGTAAAAGGTACATCAGATTATGAACCCCCCGATAAGCATCGTATTATGATTAGTCCTATCAGCAAATCTCATCGCATCATGAGACGTCCAAAGATCGACTTATTGCTGCCGACCAAGATTATAACTTTGAGCAAggcattctccttcatcttccaactatatttattcacCACCAGAATCCTTAGCAAACAATGAAATAAACTCAGAAACCCTGCAAATCACCACATCGCACATGCCTGCACCCGCAGCTTCGTATCTCGCTCAGCCAGTCAGCATAGCCATATCATACACTCCGAGTCACGCAAACACGAGACGAGGCGGAGTTATCCGCATGACTACGCCCATCAGCAGCCTCGCGCAGCATAAACAAGGCTGAGGCTCTACGCACAATGTTTTATAACGAACTCTGTCCCTACTCAATTCACCGTGCTACAAGACAATTCACTTTCTACTTTATACAAAGAACTAAAGACATATATATCATTTCAGCGTTAGACAAGGCATCTTCCGACTCATTAAACTCCACATTCCACAGAAACAGTCTCAACCATAACATAAATACCACCCACTATTTCCCAAATCCCTGCAAAAATCAAGACAATGTgcttcacctcatcctctgACGAACCCGCTTCCCCGTACCGTCCTCGACCCACAAACACTTCTCGACCCGGTCAGGGAACATCCTGGTCCCGAAattcaagaacaacaaggaGACGAGGCGGACGATACTATGGAGGAGGCTATGTTCCTGGCGCAGCTtgtggcggagggggaggtgggccaggctgtggtggtggtggaggaggtggtggaggcggcggagggggaggctgcggaggaggtggagggggaagcTGAAGATGCgtcttgatgatgttatTCATTTTGCTTGGGtagttttctttctgttctgcTGGGTCATGGGGAAGATTTGGTAATTGGCTTGAAGGGGTAGATGTTTGGCTAGATTGTTTTCAACATACTTAGGGTTAATGTGATTTGTCTGTGGTATTGATATGAGATATAATCTATCTTCATTTCACGTTTTCCTTTAGTCTATACCAAGACATTAAGGATGCATCATATGCTCTATAACAAAGCGACTCGGTTGAAACAAATATACACGAATAGTAATCATTGAGTAGTCATTGTGCTTATGAGATATATGCAGTGTAATTGGAGCACAAATTTCACTGCAATGGACAACCGAGCAATTTGAGCTCGCTCGGAAGTCGGAATCTAGGCACACCCTGGGAGCCTCATTAGCAACCACAACATAGTCAAAACCCACTCACTACCTAGCAAAATTTCAGATCCAGAATACTCTCattattaaagtaaataCGAAAATCTTATCCTTTTATTGAAACCACCACAAATACCCAAATGCATACTCACTCGGAAAGAAGCAATATCCGACAAATACCGCCGTTACCCGCGAAATATCCGTCAACACCCCCAATAGCGCGCTTGTCAAACGCACATGATGCACGAGGAGCAATTTAACCGGACCCTGAGTATATTAACTCATTCCTGGCGCATTATCAAGATCAATGAGCAGCTTCCAATTGGATCAAAATCGTAGATCAGACGCCCTTCCCTTGACACATCGGAACACTTTCGGAACCAATTCCGGCGCCAACCCCACCGGCCTCGGCTTATCGATAAAAGAAATCCAGATCCTCATTCCTGCCTCCTCCGAACTCTCCGCTGAATTTCATTTCAGTTTTCCCAGTCCACTTCCTCAATTCCCCCTTGGATCACGTCTGGAATTTTTATCTCTGTCCAATGGATCGCGAACAATTCCGGGAGGCCGCCCATTCGGCCATTGACGACAGTTAGTCCCTGTGCCCAATCCCTGCACCCCGCACTTCTCCAATCCCCGCCCGGATCACCACAAAAAAGCACACacggagagagagacacagCTAACCATCCCAAAATCAACAGTAATCAACTACTTCGATGACCTCCCGAACCAGCGcgtcctccccaccatcGAACCAGGCTACCTCCGCCCCTTAATCCCGACCTCACCCCCCGAGAACCCCGAACCATGGAGCGCCATCCAATCGGACATTGAAACCAAGATTAAGCCGGGCATCACGCACTGGCAATCCCCCAATTTCatggccttcttccccgcaggTGTCACTTATCCCAGTATTCTGGGTGAAATGTACAGCGCAGCCTTCACAGCCCCCGCATTCAACTGGCTTTGCTCCCCGGCATGCACGGAACTTGAGACAATCGTGATGGACTGGCTTGCTCAGGCGCTCGCATTGCCGGAATGTTTCCTCAGCACGTCAGAGAACCGCGGAGGAGGTGTGATCCAGGTTACGGCGAGTGATACCGTcgcgacgatgatgattgcTGCGAGGGAAAGGCGCGTGACTGAGATTGTGGTCAGTGAGGGGTTCAAGCCTGATACGGTGGAGTATGAGGATCGGATGATGGAGTTGAGGAGTCGGTTGGTCGCGTTGGCGAGTAACCAGGCGCATAGCAGTACGGCGAAGGGAGCGTTGCTGGCGGGAACGAGGTTTAGGAGTGTCGAAGCGAGGTTGGAGGATAACTTGGAGATGACTGGGGAGAGGTTGAGGGATGttttggaggggttggaTCGGAATAACCTGACGCCTTATTTCATTACCTTGGGTCTTGGTACGACGAATTCGTGTGCCGTTGATCGGTTCAGGGAGATCAAGGCTGTATTGGCCGAGAAGGAGCATTGGAAGAGGATTTGGGTCCATATCGATGCTGCTTATGCCGGTGCGGCGCTGGTCGCAGATGAGTGGCAGTATCTTTCGAAGGAGTTCGCCGAGGGAGTCGACAGCTTCAATATGAATATGCACAAGTGGCTGTTGGTTAACTTTGATGCCAGGTTTGTGCTTTCTCCATTCCTTTACGATGCTATAAGTTGCTAACTGGCATAGTTGCCTCTTCATTCGCAACCGCGAAGACCTCACCAACGCCCTGGACATCACCCCTGCCTACCTGCGCAATCACTACTCCGACTCCGGCAAGGTTACCGACTACCGTAACTGGAGCATGTCTCTGGGCCGTCGGTTCCGTGCCCTGAAGATCTGGTTTGTCATGCGCAGCTACGGTCTCACCGGCATGAAGGACTATATCCGCAAGTCCATAGGACTGGGAGAGACTTTTGCGGGTCTGGTCCGCAGTCGGGCTGATCTGTTTgagatcatcaccactccTGCCTTCGGGTTGACTGTGTTCCGAATTAAGAGCCCCAAGTCGGGGACGACGATGGTGGAAGCTGAGAATGGTGTTCTTGTTGCGCAGCCGGATGAGGCTGCGAACGAGTTGACCAAGGAGGTGTATGAATTGGTCAACTCTCGAGGAGAGATCTTCATTACTTCGACCGTTATCTGTAAGGTTTATGCTATTCGGGTTGTGAGTACGAACCCGGCAGCCGAGGAGAAGTACGTTAGGAGGGCATTTGAGATTTTGGTCgagacggcggaggaggtcaTTAAGCGGGGGTAGATGTTAGATACCACTTTTGGATGTTGTGGATATATTTGAGTTTGGCTGTAGATATGGCATTTGACATTGCATTCAGATAGTAGGCTTTGGGTTGTATGTAGAATAGCTCTCCCAGAACAATGACATTAGATGATTCAGCGAGTTAGACACCACGGGGCAATAGAGAAGCCCTTACAACAAAGAGTGAGCTCCATCTCGTTGACACCGAGGCGAATTCGCTCGTAAAGAGGGTTGGCAGAGTTTTGGATTCGcatgtcgatgatggcggtAACCGTGTCTGAGAGAACTGTTTTCTGGAAATCCAGATAAATTCGGCAACTGAACCAATAGTATAAAGAACGACACATTTCAATGGAGGGGAACTGCAGATGAAGTCTCAGTCAAGTAGATACGCCATATAGTTATGCGAATAGTCGGAGGGTACGACCCGGGAAAGTCAGTCCTTAGTTTCTTGGATGTAGGATTATAATGACTGTCAAATCCCCTGCCAATCCCTATGACATAAAAAGTACATCAAGCTAAACATTAAAATTCACTTGTGACAAAGACAATTGGTTTCCACAAAGCAGAGAAACCGCGAATGGCCGCCCACTCACGCAAGAAAGAAGTTATAATGATAAAGTCATTGTGAAAAAAGTGACAAAGCCACACTATACATGCAATGGAAGATCCCGCTGCAGACAGTACATTACATCGAATGACTACCGTTTTTCGCAAGGGAAACGAcgcaccaaccacaacctctCAAAGACATCCGCAGATCATATAAGTACTTATCACCTCTTCAGAAACCCAGTCTTGGTCACCACGTTTCATCTATCACCCCCTATTCTTCCTGGCCTTTGTAACGCACACAGCCAGAGAAGGCAAACCCCATGCCATGCATTACCAGTACTATAGAGTAGCAAACCAACATGGATGTCTCCGAATCATGTTCCCCTAGACGAAAGATATATAGATGTACATGATGTACCTCTTGAACAGGGGGATGTATCGACTGCCAGCCCTAGTTCCATCACCAGTCACTGCCAGCATCACTATATAAACGTCATTTGTCAACACACGCAAAATTTGAGGAAAAAAGCCCTTTGTCGATTGTCTATTCAAGATGCATCACGTCGAAGAACCAATCGCTCAGATGGAGGACTTCAACATGCTCAGTGATAGTGATATGGATATGGTTGATGGGTTGGTGCCAAATTCTGCCGCCTGTGGCTTCATCCCTACCTCCAACCCCGCTGATTTCAAGGAGAATatacctcctccagcagagGATGAAGGCACCATCGACGACGATGCTACCGATGTGGCTACCGAGGTAGCTACCGAGGTTGATCTCAACGAAGTCATGGAGGACTTGGACATCGATCATGACTATGAGGCGTCCGA
This genomic window contains:
- a CDS encoding magnesium transporter CorA family protein (COG:P;~EggNog:ENOG410Q1FJ;~InterPro:IPR044089,IPR002523;~PFAM:PF01544;~TransMembrane:2 (i301-324o336-357i);~go_component: GO:0016020 - membrane [Evidence IEA];~go_function: GO:0015095 - magnesium ion transmembrane transporter activity [Evidence IEA];~go_function: GO:0046873 - metal ion transmembrane transporter activity [Evidence IEA];~go_process: GO:0030001 - metal ion transport [Evidence IEA];~go_process: GO:0055085 - transmembrane transport [Evidence IEA];~go_process: GO:1903830 - magnesium ion transmembrane transport [Evidence IEA]), which translates into the protein MDAKGLHRFSHFSCRTQQVVTSSTWEGLLIEQSTLSADTKGLEPDTWWVDICDATEEEVSTVCQALSIHPLTAEDIATREPREKIEAFRNYYLISFQTLLPTDDLKNSRSLKPSSSIPGSSGFYILVFKNATVTFSPSGCHHIARVRDRIRRTQDTHLVSSDWICYALIDEIIDDFEPYMRAAEREADAIEDQVFIARVDDVKALIPQLDSLRKSITQLIRCLTGKYDVLNGFVKRCQAKDRNPMFPDGDLLVYLGDVQDHLVTTLTSLSHFDEIVGRSQSNFLAQLSVNNIRLSYDVNAVLSKVTILATIFVPLHMVTGLFGMNVEVPGQNVENLGWFFGIIGCMCAFVVVCCLLAKRLRLL
- the RIB7_1 gene encoding RibD family protein (COG:H;~EggNog:ENOG410PMP3;~InterPro:IPR002734,IPR024072;~PFAM:PF01872;~go_function: GO:0008703 - 5-amino-6-(5-phosphoribosylamino)uracil reductase activity [Evidence IEA];~go_process: GO:0009231 - riboflavin biosynthetic process [Evidence IEA];~go_process: GO:0055114 - oxidation-reduction process [Evidence IEA]), which gives rise to MDSLNFPTEDRAFLEPHLPPKDGNPSSSSSSLPFTTLTFATSLDSQLALAPGTRTVLSGPQSKAMTHYLRSRHDAILIGVGTAVADNPGLNCRLAGVGGYGSEGLAGQPRPIIIDPSARWEFTAQSKIFELARNGRGRAPFIVTAAETAPSAAQKEVLESHGGKFIALPMGVGSDGAHRIDWTALLKCLVREGLKSVMIEGGGSIINSLLEPGCQSLVDSVIVTIAPTWLGQGGVVVSPKRRVEGGVIVPASRLTGVKWYPFGEDVVLCGRIKGSE
- a CDS encoding uncharacterized protein (COG:S;~EggNog:ENOG410Q1KJ;~InterPro:IPR032675): MSDFFLMEDVWDEICEYLETGDLNSICLTSRTLNRVFTRYLYRKIQWDWNGKMSRYRIMSLWTTLVRNKDTRSRLCGLIREVHLLGRSPPQKTRINESPGIQECSSDLTSITKNDKMPFHQEIDYLRFIAGSIIESSKDRSDWYKSIAARNVYAMVALLLPFLHNLRSLKLDYTFLVNGGLPGVIIERLTSGHNIYSAELRNNFDHLKEIDYGTNALQNNLPRLRDNTHVPSCFSSQVIPIFRLQKIKHLKVWLRSHHGLQLERVPGIQMDYTALKTLILDHVSRMDCALFKILHGMKNLRTLHLGLNNDEGNSWYHAIPTYKDGECILNGLEALYECLEHLSISFSSTPLGREITSDIDLWGVLFRSLMPGFFQGFTRLKTLELPVQLLNGFQDIEVSCINRGLPVTLERLGLRWDFQYVGREDGSNSHTVRVLQKLLANFLRLSDRHRRVPLLQEVIIRLFISDDGPDIAVEECDDLIEKFNMYVGVRFDYMRPGLWTNGP
- a CDS encoding putative aromatic-L-amino-acid decarboxylase (COG:E;~EggNog:ENOG410PFTU;~InterPro:IPR021115,IPR002129,IPR010977,IPR015424, IPR015421,IPR015422;~PFAM:PF00282,PF01212;~go_function: GO:0003824 - catalytic activity [Evidence IEA];~go_function: GO:0016831 - carboxy-lyase activity [Evidence IEA];~go_function: GO:0030170 - pyridoxal phosphate binding [Evidence IEA];~go_process: GO:0006520 - cellular amino acid metabolic process [Evidence IEA];~go_process: GO:0019752 - carboxylic acid metabolic process [Evidence IEA]) — encoded protein: MDREQFREAAHSAIDDIINYFDDLPNQRVLPTIEPGYLRPLIPTSPPENPEPWSAIQSDIETKIKPGITHWQSPNFMAFFPAGVTYPSILGEMYSAAFTAPAFNWLCSPACTELETIVMDWLAQALALPECFLSTSENRGGGVIQVTASDTVATMMIAARERRVTEIVVSEGFKPDTVEYEDRMMELRSRLVALASNQAHSSTAKGALLAGTRFRSVEARLEDNLEMTGERLRDVLEGLDRNNLTPYFITLGLGTTNSCAVDRFREIKAVLAEKEHWKRIWVHIDAAYAGAALVADEWQYLSKEFAEGVDSFNMNMHKWLLVNFDASCLFIRNREDLTNALDITPAYLRNHYSDSGKVTDYRNWSMSLGRRFRALKIWFVMRSYGLTGMKDYIRKSIGLGETFAGLVRSRADLFEIITTPAFGLTVFRIKSPKSGTTMVEAENGVLVAQPDEAANELTKEVYELVNSRGEIFITSTVICKVYAIRVVSTNPAAEEKYVRRAFEILVETAEEVIKRG